A section of the Delphinus delphis chromosome 1, mDelDel1.2, whole genome shotgun sequence genome encodes:
- the LOC138414066 gene encoding uncharacterized protein: MGNSLGCVKEPKDSIAVPEKTPISPKKRVRLKRKWRGKKTSTPEVPREEEPLQGTGVIEETETLTKLTVSLQQEEGVGGVEPPPTDILLPGDSAPDSGVGDQGMIVQVKERFQGEIQTAQLLLENESSVARGVWDSLEEGMTVIAHLLDNPAERSCEKSVSQLVEFPRTASCSSRAVLLPLHGGTAVEKGDTQLGFGSSTFPRTDCPTDTRHQDHLSDGWSVGGGTKGILSAPQTGAWIVERSPSSLPAQSRGQSCTEPAHVGRVPPQVPRLPASQSDLSISGLTESILPSSSGYGSDGLHLRGVQPKDTEPEKSSTSFSEEDGTLSLEASPTPLGGLEEVGGHVQGVVTQRVVTQRFVLLASNL; this comes from the coding sequence ATGGGAAATTCGCTGGGCTGCGTTAAGGAGCCGAAAGATTCAATAGCTGTTCCTGAGAAGACTCCCATATCTCCTAAGAAAAGGGTTCGGCTCAAAAGGAAGTGGAGGGGGAAGAAAACCTCTACTCCAGAGGTCCCTCGCGAGGAAGAACCCTTGCAAGGAACTGGAGTCATCGAAGAGACGGAAACCCTGACGAAGTTAACAGTGAGTCTCCAACAGGAGGAAGGAGTGGGAGGGGTAGAGCCACCCCCCACAGACATTTTACTGCCTGGGGACTCGGCCCCCGACTCAGGGGTGGGAGATCAGGGGATGATCGTACAGGTGAAGGAGAGATTCCAGGGGGAGATCCAGACTGCTCAGCTTTTGTTAGAGAATGAGTCATCAGTTGCCAGAGGGGTCTGGGATTCCCTGGAAGAGGGGATGACTGTCATCGCTCACCTGCTCGATAACCCCGCAGAAAGGAGCTGTGAGAAGTCAGTGAGCCAACTGGTGGAATTTCCGAGGACAGCATCCTGCAGCAGCAGGGCTGTGCTGCTGCCTTTGCATGGAGGGactgcagtggagaaaggagatacTCAGCTTGGATTTGGGAGCAGCACTTTCCCCAGGACAGACTGCCCCACCGACACAAGACATCAAGACCATCTTTCCGACGGATGGAGTGTAGGGGGAGGAACCAAGGGTATTTTAAGTGCCCCTCAGACAGGTGCCTGGATTGTGGAACGTTCTCCTTCGTCACTACCGGCCCAGTCGAGAGGCCAGAGCTGCACAGAGCCTGCCCACGTGGGTCGAGTGCCCCCCCAGGTTCCCAGACTGCCTGCTTCTCAGAGTGATTTATCCATCAGTGGCCTGACTGAGAGCATCTTGCCCTCCTCCTCTGGCTATGGCAGCGATGGGCTGCACTTACGAGGGGTCCAGCCTAAAGATACAGAGCCTGAAAAGAGCTCCACGTCCTTCTCAGAAGAGGACGGCACCCTTTCTTTGGAGGCAAGCCCCACCCCCTTAGGGGGTCTGGAGGAGGTAGGTGGGCATGTTCAAGGGGTAGTCACACAGCGGGTAGTCACACAGCGGTTTGTATTACTGGCCTCAAACTTGTGA